From one Gossypium hirsutum isolate 1008001.06 chromosome D08, Gossypium_hirsutum_v2.1, whole genome shotgun sequence genomic stretch:
- the LOC107908163 gene encoding (-)-kolavenyl diphosphate synthase TPS28, chloroplastic: MSSYSIHHLFLCSSPIPSSSLSFSYNHVSIPFAGTWQSWGKDKGHNVDIHRLCRAISKPRTQEYAGVFQNGLPVIKWNEVVDDDIQEGEAFKCDLFVYPKKSLELSKIKEHVENIRSMLGSMEDGEISCSAYDTAWVALIEDVNGSGSPQFPSTLEWISDNQLPDGSWGDKHIFVAHDRLINTLACVVALKTWNLHPDKCQKGLSFFKENISKLEDEKAEHMPIGFEVVFPSLLEIARSLNIEVPYESPIFQNIYEQRDLKLTRIPKEIMHNVATTLLHSLEGMLDLDWEKLLKLQCQDGSFLFSPSSTAYAVMQTKDENCLNYLTKIVQRFNGGVPNVYPVDLFEHIWAIDRLQRLGISRYFNPEIKQCLDYTYRYWTEEGICWARNTRVQDIDDTAMGFRLLRLHGYEVSADVFRHFEKGGEFFCFVGQSNQAVTGIFNLYRASQLRFPGDQILEDANRFSSDFLREKQASNQLLDKWIISKDLSGEVGFALKFPWLASLPRVETRFYIEQYGGEDEVWIGKTLYRMPYVNNNAYLELAKLDFNNCQALHQMEWNGMQRWYWEMGLGDFGMSRRSLLLSYFMAAASIFEPERSQERLAWAKTAFLVETIASSFHSGIHRPSDYELRKRFVQVFTSLGDAPFSHFNGRKLDSNRTMQKLIDALLRTLNYLSLDALVAHGRDISRDIRRAWEKWMLKWAEEGDRHQGVAELVVQTINLTSGYWPTEELVPHPQYPRLSNLINTVCHQLCHYQKQEVHDNGCFNNTDTEQSRTREIESAMQELAQVVLENSSDDIDSRFKQTFLTVAQSFYYAAHCDLETIIFHIAKVLFEKVH; the protein is encoded by the exons ATGTCTTCCTATTCCATTCACCACCTCTTCCTTTGCTCCTCTCCTattccttcttcttctttatcaTTCTCCTACAACCATGTTAGCATACCTTTTGCag GCACTTGGCAGTCATGGGGTAAAGACAAAGGACATAACGTTGATATTCACCGCTTATGCAGAGCTATATCCAAGCCCCGCACTCAAG AATATGCTGGTGTGTTTCAAAATGGTTTGCCTGTGATAAAGTGGAACGAGGTTGTAGATGATGACATCCAAGAAGGGGAAGCTTTTAAG TGTGATTTGTTTGTTTATCCAAAAAAGAGTCTGGAATTGAGTAAGATTAAGGAACATGTGGAAAATATTAGATCCATGTTGGGTTCCATGGAGGATGGAGAGATAAGTTGTTCAGCTTATGACACGGCTTGGGTTGCTCTCATTGAAGACGTTAATGGCAGTGGTTCCCCTCAGTTCCCTTCTACCCTTGAATGGATTTCCGACAATCAACTTCCTGACGGATCATGGGGTGACAAACACATATTCGTGGCCCATGATCGATTGATCAACACTTTAGCTTGTGTTGTTGCGTTGAAAACATGGAATCTTCATCCAGACAAATGCCAAAAAG GATTGTCATTTTTCAAAGAGAACATAAGCAAACTCGAAGATGAGAAAGCAGAGCATATGCCAATAGGGTTTGAAGTGGTTTTTCCTTCGCTTTTGGAAATAGCTCGAAGTTTGAACATTGAAGTACCGTATGAGTCTCCTATCTTTCAAAACATCTACGAACAGAGGGATCTAAAGCTCAcaag GATACCAAAGGAGATAATGCACAATGTGGCCACAACACTACTACATAGCCTTGAAGGGATGCTAGACTTGGATTGGGAAAAGCTTTTGAAGTTGCAGTGTCAAGATGGGTCTTTCTTGTTCTCACCATCCTCCACTGCCTATGCTGTCATGCAAACCAAAGACGAGAATTGTCTTAATTACTTAACCAAAATTGTTCAAAGATTCAATGGCGGAGTCCCCAACGTATACCCCGTTGATCTCTTCGAACATATTTGGGCTATCGACCGATTGCAACGCCTTGGGATTTCAAGATATTTCAACCCCGAAATTAAACAATGCCTAGACTATACTTATCG atACTGGACTGAAGAAGGGATATGTTGGGCAAGAAACACTCGGGTTCAAGACATTGACGATACAGCCATGGGGTTTAGGTTACTAAGGTTACATGGATACGAGGTTTCTGCCG ACGTTTTTCGACATTTTGAGAAAGGCGGCGAGTTCTTCTGCTTTGTGGGACAGTCAAACCAAGCAGTAACAGGGATTTTCAACCTATATAGAGCTTCGCAACTGCGGTTCCCCGGAGACCAGATTCTTGAAGATGCCAACCGTTTTTCATCCGATTTCTTAAGAGAGAAACAAGCTAGTAATCAACTTTTAGACAAATGGATCATAAGCAAAGACTTATCTGGCGAG GTTGGGTTTGCATTGAAGTTCCCATGGCTTGCAAGCCTTCCAAGAGTGGAAACCAGATTTTACATAGAACAGTATGGTGGGGAAGATGAAGTATGGATCGGAAAGACTCTTTACAG gATGCCGTATGTGAACAACAATGCATACCTTGAGCTTGCAAAGCTAGACTTCAACAATTGTCAAGCTTTACATCAGATGGAATGGAATGGCATGCAAAG GTGGTACTGGGAAATGGGTCTGGGTGATTTTGGAATGAGCAGAAGATCCCTTCTCTTATCTTACTTTATGGCAGCGGCCAGCATTTTCGAGCCAGAAAGGTCCCAAGAGCGGCTGGCATGGGCTAAGACCGCCTTCTTGGTTGAGACCATCGCCTCTTCTTTTCACAGTGGAATACACAGACCGAGCGATTATGAGCTCAGAAAAAGATTTGTCCAAGTATTCACAAGTTTGGGTGATGCACCATTTAGCCACTTTAATGGAAG GAAGTTGGACTCAAACAGGACAATGCAGAAGCTCATTGACGCTTTACTTCGGACACTCAACTACCTATCCTTGGATGCACTTGTGGCTCATGGTCGAGACATTAGCCGTGACATTCGCCGTGCT TGGGAAAAGTGGATGCTGAAATGGGCAGAGGAAGGTGATAGGCACCAAGGAGTAGCAGAATTAGTGGTGCAAACAATCAATCTTACCTCTGGATATTGGCCCACGGAGGAGCTAGTGCCTCACCCCCAATACCCGCGACTATCCAATCTCATCAATACAGTTTGCCATCAGCTCTGTCACTACCAAAAGCAAGAG GTGCATGACAATGGGTGCTTTAATAACACTGACACAGAACAGAGCAGAACCCGGGAAATAGAATCTGCCATGCAAGAACTTGCTCAAGTGGTACTCGAAAATTCCTCAGACGACATTGACTCCAGATTCAAGCAAACATTTCTCACAGTAGCACAGAGTTTTTACTATGCTGCACACTGTGACTTAGAGACTATCATATTTCACATTGCTAAAGTACTCTTTGAGAAAGTACACTGA